One genomic window of Candidatus Methylacidiphilales bacterium includes the following:
- a CDS encoding TIGR03790 family protein, which yields MRFFPAGLCRAALLFWGLAGLCPLTAADLHDKLLVVFNSSDPDSTALAAEYARLRQIPADHILGLPASTNETITRKEFDQTLRNPISRFLESNQWLQRQPRKIRFNNEDFPTQQAVGNQIWAIALIRGIPLRIEGDPTIIAPESIKEPLRSNAAAVDSELSLLTLGSYPLSSAIPNPYFHSDRSREFNQFMADNLILVTRLDGPTPDDVRRMMRDSVATEEMELAGRAFFDSRNLRDPANPYTAGDDWIRQAFTVCRNGGFNAELDEAEPVYDDKQPWEDVALYAGWYERDVRGPFTVPGFRFAPGAVAYHLHSFSGESLRVPDRFWAGPLIHRGAAATMGNVYEPYLGMTPQVGIFFRGLLEGLTFAEAAYQSQVGLSWMTTFVGDPLYRPFPRSFLNSLQIAEGRQDRSSDWIVARTLRLLAQQPGEDLEKITTLIRAAESRPCPVVWEECADLVRDLGATTDVVRACYDKARQEGTSPITNIRLGLKIAGQFQKSEQPGEAMRLYEELVERYPKESVRYAVPQTALAYARKIGWDRLSPAMKAHQATMESTPPSTPASTPSLTSSTPTYTPPPPPPVAPSSAHPAATPRFPGSPPPAPSNTPPPAPNSMPSSLAPPSTPSQKFKPAIP from the coding sequence ATGCGGTTTTTTCCGGCCGGTCTCTGTCGCGCCGCCCTTCTCTTCTGGGGCTTGGCCGGGCTCTGCCCCCTCACCGCCGCCGATCTGCACGACAAACTCCTCGTCGTCTTCAACAGCAGCGATCCCGATTCCACCGCCCTGGCCGCCGAGTACGCCCGCCTCCGGCAAATCCCGGCCGACCACATCCTCGGCCTGCCTGCCTCCACCAACGAAACCATCACCCGCAAGGAATTCGACCAAACCCTGCGCAACCCCATCTCCCGTTTCTTGGAATCCAACCAGTGGCTCCAACGCCAACCACGCAAGATCCGCTTCAACAACGAGGACTTCCCCACCCAACAGGCCGTCGGCAACCAAATCTGGGCCATCGCCCTCATCCGGGGCATCCCCCTCCGCATCGAAGGCGACCCCACCATCATCGCCCCCGAATCCATCAAGGAACCCCTGCGCAGCAACGCCGCCGCCGTCGACTCCGAACTCTCCCTCCTCACCCTCGGATCCTATCCTCTCTCCAGCGCCATCCCCAATCCCTACTTCCACAGCGACCGCAGCCGCGAATTCAACCAGTTCATGGCCGACAACCTCATCCTCGTCACCCGCCTCGACGGCCCCACCCCCGACGACGTGCGCCGCATGATGCGCGACTCGGTGGCCACCGAGGAAATGGAACTGGCCGGAAGGGCCTTCTTCGACAGCCGGAATTTGCGCGATCCCGCCAATCCCTACACCGCTGGCGACGACTGGATCCGCCAAGCCTTCACCGTCTGCCGCAATGGCGGCTTCAATGCCGAACTCGACGAAGCCGAACCCGTCTACGACGACAAACAACCGTGGGAGGACGTCGCCCTATACGCCGGCTGGTACGAGCGGGATGTCCGCGGCCCCTTCACCGTTCCCGGCTTCCGCTTCGCCCCGGGTGCGGTGGCCTACCACCTCCATTCCTTCAGCGGTGAGAGCCTGCGTGTGCCGGACCGGTTCTGGGCCGGGCCGCTCATCCACCGCGGCGCCGCCGCCACCATGGGCAACGTCTACGAACCCTACCTCGGCATGACCCCGCAGGTCGGGATCTTCTTCCGTGGATTGCTGGAGGGACTGACCTTTGCCGAGGCCGCCTACCAGTCCCAGGTCGGATTGTCCTGGATGACCACCTTCGTCGGCGACCCCCTCTACCGGCCCTTTCCCCGCTCCTTCCTCAACAGCCTGCAAATCGCCGAAGGCCGCCAGGACCGTTCCTCCGACTGGATCGTGGCCCGCACCCTCCGCCTCCTCGCCCAACAACCGGGCGAAGACCTGGAAAAAATCACCACCCTGATCCGCGCCGCAGAATCGCGACCCTGCCCGGTCGTTTGGGAGGAATGCGCCGATCTGGTGCGGGATCTTGGCGCCACCACCGATGTCGTGCGCGCCTGCTACGACAAGGCCCGCCAGGAAGGCACCAGTCCCATCACCAACATCCGGCTCGGTTTGAAAATCGCCGGGCAATTCCAGAAATCCGAACAACCCGGCGAAGCCATGCGCCTGTACGAAGAACTGGTGGAACGCTATCCGAAGGAATCCGTACGCTATGCCGTGCCCCAAACCGCCCTGGCCTACGCTCGAAAAATCGGCTGGGACCGCCTGTCGCCCGCCATGAAAGCCCACCAAGCCACCATGGAATCGACGCCGCCATCCACCCCGGCAAGCACCCCCAGCCTAACTTCATCAACACCCACCTACACGCCCCCACCCCCGCCTCCGGTGGCTCCCTCCTCCGCCCACCCGGCCGCGACCCCCCGGTTTCCCGGAAGCCCCCCACCTGCCCCTTCAAACACACCTCCACCCGCCCCCAATAGCATGCCCTCATCACTGGCCCCGCCATCCACCCCCAGCCAAAAATTCAAACCCGCCATCCCCTGA
- the hrpB gene encoding ATP-dependent helicase HrpB: MNPKELPIHEIAPALNLALGSGNRMVIQAPTGSGKSTQIPQFLADHPAMAGREIIVLQPRRLPARMLAKRVAWERGVDLGGEVGYQVRFDSRRSRETRICFITEAILLRRMMDDPELKGVGAVVFDEFHERHLYADVSLVCCKRLQETLRPDLRLVVMSATLQTEGLQAYLESSTLLQSEGRTFPVTEEFLEEEDTIPVWEAAALELGRAVRRGCEGDVLIFMPGAYEINRTIQEVRMLQENKNWLVLPLHGELPPQQQDAAMEESATRKVIVSTNVAETSLTIDGIRLVIDSGLARVARFDPHRGINTLVIDKISRASAEQRKGRAGRTAPGHCMRLWAAHDHRNRAVAELPEIKRVDLAEICLTLLGAGHDPAAFEWFEAPLENSLKRALVLLEDLGAMEAGAITELGRRMLAFPVHPRFSRLLIEAGQRGCVRPAALIAALCQGRSILQRADSPQMRERREDVLGGEGRSDFFQHMRAHQYAARVNFRVEECRKLGIHAQSASQAGQLQERFLEIARKQGIPIEQKAADEASIRRSVLAAFSDQVARLVDGGTLRCELVHGRRGSLARDSVVREAGLMVASEINEIEGRDKELNVILNQVTEIEEDWLRELQPGAFRDRHEVRWDPVVRKVLAERVVVFRDLVLRREAAAVPPPEQAASLLARAVQDGKCPLTHWDDAVESWIVRLNCLAAWCPEYELPPVTREDRLALLEQICHGGYSYKDIKDRPVAPVVHGWLSPSQRDLLDRMAPDRIELPGGRKARIVYGEGKDPVVASRIQDLFGLQEAPKVAGGKIGVTVEILAPNMRAVQMTRDLKNFWAETYPQIKPELARRYPKHRWI; encoded by the coding sequence ATGAATCCGAAGGAATTGCCCATTCATGAGATTGCCCCGGCTCTCAATTTGGCCCTGGGCTCGGGCAACCGGATGGTCATCCAGGCGCCGACGGGGTCGGGCAAGTCCACCCAGATCCCGCAGTTCCTGGCCGATCATCCGGCCATGGCCGGGCGGGAAATCATCGTTCTCCAACCGCGAAGGCTGCCCGCCCGCATGTTGGCCAAACGGGTGGCTTGGGAACGCGGGGTGGATTTGGGCGGCGAAGTCGGCTACCAGGTGCGTTTTGACAGCCGTCGCAGCCGCGAGACCCGCATTTGTTTCATCACCGAGGCCATCCTGCTGCGCCGGATGATGGACGATCCGGAATTGAAGGGCGTGGGGGCGGTGGTCTTTGATGAATTCCACGAACGACATCTTTACGCCGACGTTTCCCTGGTTTGCTGCAAAAGACTGCAGGAGACGCTGCGACCCGATCTGCGCCTGGTGGTGATGTCGGCCACGCTGCAGACCGAGGGTCTCCAGGCCTACCTTGAGTCGAGCACGCTTCTGCAATCGGAGGGGCGGACTTTCCCCGTCACCGAGGAGTTCCTTGAGGAAGAGGACACCATCCCGGTGTGGGAGGCGGCGGCGCTGGAACTGGGACGGGCGGTGCGTCGTGGTTGTGAAGGCGACGTCCTCATCTTCATGCCCGGGGCCTACGAGATCAACCGCACGATCCAGGAGGTGCGGATGTTGCAGGAGAACAAGAACTGGCTGGTATTGCCCCTGCACGGGGAGCTGCCGCCACAGCAACAGGACGCGGCCATGGAGGAGTCGGCCACACGCAAGGTGATCGTTTCGACAAACGTGGCGGAAACGTCGCTGACCATTGATGGCATCCGTTTGGTCATTGATTCCGGGCTGGCTCGGGTGGCGCGCTTTGATCCGCACCGGGGCATCAACACCCTGGTCATCGACAAAATCAGCCGGGCCTCGGCCGAACAACGCAAGGGCCGGGCCGGTCGGACCGCACCGGGGCATTGCATGCGCCTGTGGGCGGCGCATGACCACCGGAACCGGGCGGTGGCGGAATTGCCGGAAATCAAGCGGGTGGACCTGGCGGAGATCTGCCTGACGCTTCTGGGGGCAGGCCATGACCCCGCCGCGTTTGAGTGGTTCGAGGCTCCGTTGGAAAACAGCCTCAAGCGGGCGCTGGTGTTGTTGGAGGACTTGGGGGCGATGGAGGCCGGGGCCATCACGGAGTTGGGTCGTCGCATGCTGGCCTTCCCGGTGCATCCGCGGTTTTCCCGGTTGTTGATCGAGGCCGGACAACGCGGATGCGTCCGCCCGGCGGCGCTCATTGCCGCGCTGTGCCAGGGCCGGAGCATTCTCCAGCGGGCGGATTCGCCGCAAATGCGGGAACGGCGCGAGGATGTCCTGGGGGGTGAGGGACGCTCGGATTTTTTCCAACACATGCGGGCCCATCAATATGCCGCGCGGGTCAATTTCCGCGTGGAGGAATGTCGCAAGCTGGGCATCCACGCCCAATCGGCCTCGCAGGCGGGCCAGTTGCAGGAACGGTTTCTCGAGATCGCCAGGAAGCAGGGCATCCCGATCGAGCAGAAGGCGGCCGATGAGGCCTCGATCCGCCGGAGCGTGCTGGCGGCTTTTTCCGACCAGGTGGCCCGGTTGGTCGATGGCGGGACCCTGCGCTGCGAGTTGGTGCATGGTCGCCGCGGGTCGCTGGCGCGGGACAGTGTGGTGCGTGAGGCGGGATTGATGGTGGCGTCCGAGATCAACGAAATCGAGGGCCGGGACAAGGAGTTGAACGTCATCCTGAACCAGGTGACCGAGATCGAGGAAGATTGGTTGCGCGAGTTGCAGCCGGGGGCGTTCCGCGACCGCCATGAGGTGCGCTGGGACCCGGTGGTGCGCAAGGTGCTGGCCGAGCGGGTGGTGGTCTTCCGGGATCTGGTGTTGCGGCGGGAGGCGGCGGCGGTGCCGCCCCCGGAGCAGGCTGCCAGCCTGCTGGCCCGGGCGGTGCAGGATGGGAAGTGTCCGCTGACCCATTGGGACGATGCGGTGGAATCTTGGATTGTGCGCCTGAACTGTCTGGCGGCCTGGTGCCCGGAGTATGAACTCCCTCCCGTGACTAGAGAGGATCGGTTGGCTCTGCTGGAACAGATCTGCCACGGGGGTTACAGCTACAAGGACATCAAGGACCGTCCGGTGGCGCCAGTGGTGCACGGATGGTTATCGCCGTCCCAGCGGGATCTGCTCGACCGGATGGCCCCGGACCGGATCGAATTGCCCGGGGGGCGCAAGGCGCGAATCGTTTACGGGGAGGGCAAGGACCCTGTGGTGGCCTCGCGCATCCAGGATTTGTTCGGATTGCAGGAGGCGCCGAAGGTGGCGGGTGGGAAGATCGGGGTGACGGTGGAAATCCTGGCCCCGAACATGCGGGCGGTGCAGATGACGCGCGATTTGAAGAATTTCTGGGCCGAAACCTACCCGCAGATCAAGCCCGAGCTGGCGCGTCGATATCCCAAGCACCGCTGGATTTGA
- a CDS encoding MotA/TolQ/ExbB proton channel family protein, giving the protein MKRIPILARFNLQLLTLLAFFLTLLPAMAAEDASGAPKDVKFYEIFITPGPKAVVMWILLLSSVVMLGLIVELFIRLRTAKLAPPAVVALLRDALVSGNYQQALDVCGANKCFLTAVMGPALASVTLGRYAVDEIVNEGFTQQSSRIKAKNNYLSVIGVVSPMVGLAGTVAGMMKAFAVLGQSGVANMTGLSSAISEVLIATLAGLVVAVPGFVFFYYFKNASTVVFADVHGEIRGLLRLIPFEQLQGLNLGLNANS; this is encoded by the coding sequence ATGAAAAGAATCCCCATCCTCGCCCGTTTCAACCTGCAGCTCCTCACCCTCCTCGCCTTTTTCCTAACCTTGCTTCCTGCGATGGCCGCCGAAGACGCCTCCGGCGCGCCCAAGGATGTGAAGTTCTACGAAATCTTCATCACTCCCGGCCCCAAGGCCGTCGTGATGTGGATCCTCCTCCTTTCTTCCGTGGTCATGCTCGGTCTGATCGTCGAGCTCTTCATCCGTCTCCGCACGGCCAAACTCGCTCCTCCCGCCGTAGTCGCCCTGCTCCGCGATGCCCTAGTCAGCGGCAACTACCAGCAGGCCCTCGACGTCTGCGGGGCCAACAAGTGCTTCCTTACCGCCGTCATGGGACCGGCCCTCGCCTCGGTCACTCTCGGTCGCTATGCCGTCGATGAGATCGTCAACGAAGGCTTCACCCAACAATCCTCCCGCATCAAGGCCAAGAACAACTACCTCTCGGTCATCGGGGTCGTTTCCCCCATGGTCGGTCTCGCCGGTACCGTCGCCGGGATGATGAAGGCCTTCGCGGTCCTCGGCCAATCCGGTGTCGCCAACATGACCGGCCTTTCTTCCGCCATTTCCGAAGTGCTCATCGCCACCCTGGCCGGCCTCGTCGTCGCCGTCCCGGGCTTTGTCTTCTTCTACTACTTCAAAAACGCCTCCACCGTCGTTTTCGCCGACGTCCACGGGGAAATCCGCGGTCTTCTCCGTCTCATCCCCTTCGAGCAACTGCAAGGCCTCAACCTGGGCTTGAACGCCAACTCCTGA
- a CDS encoding 16S rRNA (uracil(1498)-N(3))-methyltransferase — protein sequence MHRFFAPNLDLGILSREESHHALSVLRLKEGDALAVFDGKGREARATVASADKDGLRFRVQSIHQAPAPAFQLRLGQAVPKNKAMDFIIQKGTELGLPTLYPILSDRSVVQLEGERAESKAGKWSQTALEACKQCGQNWLPDIHPPLSVSAFIDSQKAWGGLKMIASLQPGARPLHLVLAEARQTPQWNNLTFLIGPEGDFTPAETGAFLSAGYLPVSLGPTVLRTETAALYTMGILLYELQRASA from the coding sequence ATGCACCGCTTTTTCGCCCCCAATCTCGACCTCGGAATCCTCTCCCGCGAGGAATCCCACCACGCTCTTTCCGTTTTGCGCTTGAAAGAAGGCGATGCCTTGGCGGTCTTCGACGGCAAGGGACGGGAGGCCCGGGCCACGGTGGCCAGTGCGGACAAAGACGGGCTCCGCTTCCGCGTCCAATCCATCCATCAGGCGCCCGCTCCCGCCTTCCAACTCCGTCTCGGCCAGGCTGTGCCGAAAAACAAGGCCATGGATTTCATCATCCAGAAAGGCACCGAACTCGGTCTGCCTACCCTTTATCCCATCCTCTCCGACCGGTCCGTGGTCCAACTCGAAGGCGAACGCGCCGAATCCAAGGCGGGAAAATGGTCCCAGACCGCCCTCGAAGCCTGCAAACAATGCGGCCAGAATTGGCTTCCCGATATTCATCCCCCGCTCTCCGTTTCCGCCTTCATCGACTCCCAGAAAGCCTGGGGCGGACTCAAAATGATCGCCTCCCTGCAACCCGGCGCCCGCCCCCTCCATCTCGTCCTCGCCGAGGCCCGCCAAACCCCTCAATGGAACAACCTCACCTTCCTCATCGGACCCGAAGGCGACTTCACCCCGGCGGAAACCGGGGCCTTCCTCAGCGCGGGCTACCTTCCGGTCAGCCTCGGACCGACTGTCCTGCGCACGGAAACCGCTGCCCTCTACACGATGGGCATCCTTCTGTACGAACTCCAGCGCGCCTCCGCCTGA
- the recN gene encoding DNA repair protein RecN produces MLLTLRIRNLALIEDLTWELGPGFNILTGETGAGKSILIDAFNLLLGERADRTLIRDGAQECAVEGLLEVSRPVAAKIGALGLDGVEVGEGELLLKRTFSLQGQNRQSVNGSPVTLQMLKQLGDLLVDLHGPHDHQSLLSKDQQIRALDAAGPYADELSKVQEAWAVVQALKGEIEALEAAAQGDVKRRLDFLQHQISEIEQVDPKPGEDEQIEQEYRVATHAQRIVELASGASALLAEGEGNVLEVLARVQRSLQEWEGLDPAAESVVAQNSAVVGQVQELLRDIETRVRSVDLDPSRLGELEARLNLLQGLKRKYGGGVAAILAQRDQMVVERDQLAHLEENRAGLNKRLEAASTALRAASQALTQSRAAHAPKLAQSVARQLKSLGFKQASFEIHLEPRSEPNSRGLDEVDFVFAPNPGESPRPLRSIASSGEMARVMLALKSVLAEQDGIPILIFDEIDANVGGETALAVGERLRKLADCHQVLCITHLPQVAAAGHRHFRVEKKTAKGRTTTQLEDLDAGGRKEELGRMLGGANASALKLAAELLGHFGK; encoded by the coding sequence ATGCTGCTGACCCTGCGCATCCGCAACCTGGCCCTGATCGAGGACCTGACCTGGGAGCTGGGCCCTGGATTCAACATCCTCACCGGCGAGACCGGGGCGGGGAAATCCATCCTGATTGATGCCTTCAACCTGCTCCTGGGCGAGCGGGCCGACCGCACCCTGATCCGCGACGGGGCGCAGGAATGCGCGGTGGAGGGTCTGCTGGAGGTCTCCCGGCCCGTGGCGGCGAAGATCGGGGCATTGGGCCTGGATGGGGTGGAAGTCGGGGAAGGGGAGCTGTTGCTCAAGCGCACGTTTTCCCTGCAGGGACAGAACCGGCAGTCGGTCAACGGCAGCCCGGTCACTCTGCAGATGCTCAAGCAACTGGGGGATCTGTTGGTCGACCTGCACGGACCGCACGATCACCAGTCACTCCTCTCCAAGGACCAGCAGATCCGCGCGCTGGACGCGGCCGGGCCGTATGCGGACGAATTGTCGAAGGTGCAGGAGGCATGGGCCGTGGTGCAGGCCTTGAAGGGCGAGATCGAGGCCTTGGAAGCGGCCGCGCAGGGGGATGTGAAGCGCCGGCTGGATTTTCTCCAGCACCAGATTTCCGAGATCGAACAGGTTGATCCCAAGCCGGGCGAGGACGAACAGATTGAACAGGAATACCGGGTGGCGACCCATGCGCAACGGATTGTCGAACTGGCCTCCGGCGCGTCGGCATTGCTGGCGGAGGGGGAGGGCAATGTGTTGGAAGTTCTGGCACGGGTGCAGCGTTCCTTGCAGGAATGGGAGGGGCTGGATCCGGCGGCGGAGTCCGTGGTGGCGCAAAACAGCGCCGTGGTCGGCCAGGTGCAGGAATTGTTGCGTGATATCGAGACCCGGGTCCGTTCGGTTGACCTGGATCCCTCCCGGCTGGGCGAACTGGAGGCACGGTTGAATCTTCTCCAGGGACTGAAGCGCAAGTATGGGGGGGGTGTGGCGGCGATTCTGGCGCAGCGCGACCAGATGGTGGTGGAGCGCGACCAACTGGCCCATCTGGAAGAAAACCGGGCCGGGCTGAACAAGCGCTTGGAGGCGGCCTCGACTGCCCTGCGCGCGGCCTCGCAGGCCCTGACCCAATCAAGGGCGGCACATGCGCCTAAGCTGGCCCAGTCGGTGGCCCGTCAATTGAAGTCGCTGGGTTTCAAACAGGCGAGTTTCGAGATCCATCTGGAGCCCAGGAGCGAGCCGAACAGCCGCGGCCTGGATGAGGTGGATTTTGTTTTCGCCCCGAATCCCGGGGAGTCCCCGCGGCCCCTGCGGAGCATTGCCTCCAGTGGCGAAATGGCCCGGGTGATGCTGGCCTTGAAGTCGGTGCTGGCCGAGCAGGACGGGATTCCCATTTTGATTTTTGATGAAATCGACGCCAACGTGGGCGGGGAAACGGCGCTGGCGGTGGGCGAGCGGTTGCGCAAGCTGGCCGATTGCCACCAAGTGCTGTGCATCACCCACCTGCCGCAGGTGGCGGCGGCGGGGCATCGCCATTTCCGGGTGGAAAAGAAGACGGCCAAGGGTCGCACCACCACCCAACTGGAAGACCTGGATGCGGGCGGGCGCAAGGAAGAACTCGGGCGAATGCTGGGCGGGGCGAACGCCAGTGCACTGAAACTGGCGGCCGAATTGTTGGGTCACTTCGGGAAGTGA
- the dnaJ gene encoding molecular chaperone DnaJ, whose protein sequence is MAATKRDYYEVLGISREAGEEEIKKAYRKMAVKYHPDKNPGDKQAEEKFKELGEAYEVLSDPDKKAAYDRFGHSAFQQGGGSGRAAGGGFHDPFDVFREVFGAGGGGGIFGDIFGEAFGGGREQSGRGADLRYDLEISLEDAVAGCEKEVTLRKLENCETCSGSGAAKGSKTVACPTCRGAGKVSVSRGFFNMVQSCPRCHGSGVVIEHPCTSCGGEGRAEKSTKVKIRVPAGVDSGSRLRSPGLGEAGLRGGGHGDLYIVIHVREHPLFHREENDLLCEVPISFVKAALGGEIIVPTLEGKAALKIPAGTPGGKVFRLRGKGVPDLRGGTRGDLNIRVHIEVPKKLTAEQRAKLEDFAAVCDEDTNPDTKSFFEKAKDFFR, encoded by the coding sequence ATGGCCGCCACCAAACGCGATTACTATGAAGTCCTCGGCATCTCCCGCGAGGCCGGAGAAGAAGAGATCAAGAAGGCCTACCGCAAGATGGCGGTCAAATACCATCCCGACAAAAACCCGGGCGACAAACAGGCCGAGGAAAAATTCAAAGAACTCGGAGAGGCCTACGAGGTCTTGAGCGACCCCGATAAAAAAGCCGCCTACGACCGTTTCGGCCACAGTGCCTTCCAACAGGGCGGCGGGTCCGGACGTGCGGCTGGCGGGGGATTCCACGACCCCTTCGATGTTTTCCGGGAGGTCTTCGGCGCGGGCGGAGGAGGAGGAATCTTCGGGGACATCTTCGGCGAAGCCTTCGGCGGAGGACGTGAACAATCCGGCCGCGGGGCCGATCTGCGCTACGACCTGGAAATCAGTCTCGAGGATGCGGTGGCCGGGTGCGAAAAAGAGGTCACCCTCCGCAAATTGGAAAACTGCGAAACCTGCTCCGGCAGTGGGGCGGCCAAAGGCTCCAAAACCGTGGCCTGTCCGACTTGTCGCGGCGCGGGCAAGGTTTCGGTCAGCCGCGGTTTCTTCAACATGGTCCAAAGCTGCCCCCGCTGCCATGGATCGGGCGTGGTCATCGAACACCCCTGCACTTCCTGCGGCGGCGAGGGTCGTGCCGAAAAAAGCACCAAGGTCAAAATCCGCGTGCCCGCCGGCGTCGATTCCGGTTCGCGTCTCCGCTCCCCCGGCCTGGGCGAGGCCGGTCTGCGCGGCGGTGGCCATGGCGACCTCTACATCGTCATCCACGTCCGCGAACACCCGCTCTTCCACCGCGAAGAAAACGATCTCCTGTGCGAAGTGCCCATCAGCTTCGTCAAGGCCGCCCTCGGTGGTGAAATCATTGTGCCCACGCTCGAGGGCAAGGCCGCACTGAAAATCCCGGCCGGCACCCCGGGGGGCAAGGTTTTCCGCCTCCGTGGCAAAGGGGTCCCCGACCTTCGCGGCGGCACCCGCGGCGATCTCAACATCCGTGTCCACATCGAGGTCCCGAAAAAACTCACCGCCGAACAACGAGCCAAACTCGAAGATTTTGCCGCGGTCTGCGATGAAGACACCAACCCCGATACCAAATCCTTCTTCGAGAAAGCCAAGGATTTCTTCCGCTGA
- a CDS encoding biopolymer transporter ExbD has protein sequence MSQPHSGPTVPTVLAEDEMEMEFQVAPMVDVLLVLLLFFMATATTEVTMQRANLTLPKALDAKEIEGKDALMDINIEKLDGSIEVKGLEQKITDPENLVPLVKSQLGQYTQSPGYDPNKPFRVFIRADVNTQYQRIHEVMKACAKAGVPDVSFAINEDKEGKRARGFETK, from the coding sequence ATGTCCCAACCCCACAGCGGCCCCACCGTCCCCACCGTCTTGGCGGAAGACGAGATGGAGATGGAGTTCCAAGTGGCGCCCATGGTCGACGTGCTGCTCGTGTTGCTCCTCTTCTTCATGGCCACCGCCACCACCGAGGTGACCATGCAGCGCGCCAACCTCACCCTCCCCAAGGCACTCGACGCCAAGGAAATCGAGGGCAAGGACGCCCTGATGGACATCAACATCGAGAAACTCGACGGTTCCATCGAGGTCAAGGGCCTTGAACAAAAAATCACCGACCCGGAAAACCTCGTTCCCCTGGTCAAGAGCCAGCTCGGCCAGTACACCCAGTCCCCGGGCTATGACCCCAACAAGCCGTTCCGCGTCTTCATCCGCGCCGACGTCAACACCCAATACCAGCGCATCCACGAGGTCATGAAGGCCTGCGCCAAGGCCGGTGTCCCCGATGTCTCCTTCGCCATCAATGAAGACAAAGAGGGCAAGCGCGCCCGCGGCTTCGAAACCAAGTAA
- a CDS encoding cation diffusion facilitator family transporter: protein MERSSLTKFAWLSIFTALFTMGLKTGAWWLTGSVGLLSDALESIVNLLGGVMALGMLTVAERPADEDHPYGHGKAEYFSSGFEGALILIAALCIAVTAGHRLLHPAPLESVGLGLAISTGASLANLATALLLLRAGKKHRSITLEANAHHLLTDVWTSVGVVLGVGLVAVTGWQNLDPIIALVVAANILWTGFSIVRRSVVGLMDTALPKEDRQAVEKVLKSYEADAIKFHALWTRHAGALKFVSMHVLVPGDWSVQHGHHLLEQIEGDIRNVLPGAIVFTHLESLDDPASWVDDVLERREDEAPQKPSPPAGDAVPKNSSRG from the coding sequence ATGGAAAGATCCTCTCTCACTAAATTCGCCTGGCTGTCGATCTTCACCGCCCTGTTTACCATGGGCCTGAAGACGGGGGCCTGGTGGCTGACAGGTTCTGTTGGGCTGCTCTCCGATGCTTTGGAATCCATAGTCAATCTGCTTGGGGGTGTCATGGCCCTGGGCATGTTGACGGTGGCGGAGCGACCGGCGGACGAAGATCATCCCTACGGCCACGGCAAAGCGGAATATTTTTCAAGCGGGTTCGAAGGCGCACTCATCTTGATTGCCGCACTCTGCATCGCCGTCACAGCTGGCCACAGGCTTCTTCATCCCGCTCCTTTGGAGTCCGTGGGCCTTGGGTTGGCCATTTCCACCGGGGCCTCGCTCGCAAATTTGGCCACCGCCCTGTTGCTTTTGCGCGCCGGCAAGAAGCACCGGTCCATCACCCTGGAAGCAAATGCGCATCATTTGTTGACGGACGTCTGGACGTCGGTGGGAGTGGTTCTCGGGGTCGGACTGGTCGCGGTCACCGGCTGGCAGAATCTTGACCCCATCATCGCGCTGGTCGTGGCGGCAAACATCTTGTGGACCGGCTTTTCAATCGTCCGGCGTTCCGTTGTCGGCCTCATGGATACGGCACTGCCCAAGGAAGACCGTCAAGCCGTCGAAAAAGTCCTCAAGTCCTACGAAGCCGATGCCATCAAGTTCCATGCGCTTTGGACCCGCCACGCCGGGGCCCTGAAGTTTGTCTCCATGCACGTATTGGTGCCCGGCGATTGGAGCGTGCAACACGGCCACCACCTGCTGGAACAGATCGAGGGTGATATCCGCAACGTTTTGCCGGGGGCCATTGTCTTCACCCACCTCGAATCCCTCGACGACCCGGCATCCTGGGTCGATGACGTTCTGGAGCGCCGCGAGGATGAAGCTCCTCAGAAACCATCTCCTCCCGCGGGTGACGCTGTCCCCAAAAACTCAAGCCGGGGATAA
- a CDS encoding biopolymer transporter ExbD → MASGGGEEGEFGLQIAPMLDVMFVLLLFFMVSAGANEKEQELGVKVPGEGKSTIPGTPTTPILVTLDAEGVVFYNGSPVGTPADLELNELRAQLKRATEALADDPPPVIIAPSAKTVHSRLINVLDAASYAGVKKLSFRAPADSTPK, encoded by the coding sequence ATGGCCAGCGGCGGAGGAGAAGAAGGCGAATTCGGATTGCAGATTGCACCCATGCTGGATGTCATGTTCGTGCTCCTGCTTTTCTTCATGGTCTCCGCCGGAGCCAATGAGAAGGAACAGGAACTCGGGGTCAAGGTCCCCGGCGAGGGCAAGAGCACCATTCCAGGGACACCGACCACCCCGATCCTCGTCACTCTGGATGCCGAGGGCGTGGTCTTCTACAACGGTTCCCCGGTCGGCACACCGGCCGACTTGGAATTGAACGAATTGCGCGCACAGTTGAAGCGCGCCACCGAAGCCCTGGCCGACGACCCGCCTCCGGTCATCATCGCCCCCAGTGCCAAGACGGTCCACAGCCGTCTCATCAACGTCCTCGATGCCGCCAGCTACGCCGGGGTCAAGAAGCTCAGCTTCCGCGCCCCCGCCGATTCCACCCCGAAGTAA